The proteins below are encoded in one region of Limnochorda pilosa:
- a CDS encoding TetR/AcrR family transcriptional regulator, producing the protein MSPRISEQKREAQVERILEAARRCFARNGYQSTTLEEISIEAGLSKGGIYTYFATKESIFLALSRKAHAAKLDALRGTYDERDDALQRILAMWHRIIWSWESLEDQTRVSWEFWYHVSRQRDAGLLRVLEKQYDDLARLFRDALEEGIKRGELDASLDVDMVTRVFWVLTDGLVGYWLARNQRPSTAELTRVERVISRLVRRSLPAAGDTAER; encoded by the coding sequence ATGTCTCCGAGAATCAGTGAGCAGAAGCGAGAGGCACAGGTTGAACGCATTCTTGAGGCGGCAAGACGATGCTTTGCGCGCAATGGATACCAGAGTACCACCCTAGAGGAAATCAGCATTGAAGCTGGCCTCAGCAAGGGTGGAATCTACACGTACTTCGCGACGAAGGAAAGCATCTTTCTCGCACTTTCCCGAAAGGCTCATGCCGCCAAACTCGACGCCTTACGAGGGACATACGACGAGCGAGACGACGCTTTGCAGAGAATCTTAGCTATGTGGCATCGCATTATCTGGTCTTGGGAATCGCTAGAGGACCAAACCAGGGTCTCCTGGGAGTTTTGGTACCACGTTTCCAGACAGCGAGATGCTGGATTGCTGCGAGTTCTGGAGAAGCAATATGACGACCTCGCCAGACTGTTCAGGGACGCACTGGAAGAGGGTATCAAGCGCGGTGAATTGGACGCCTCCCTCGACGTGGACATGGTGACACGAGTATTCTGGGTATTAACAGATGGACTCGTGGGCTACTGGCTCGCGAGGAATCAAAGGCCCTCGACCGCTGAGCTAACCCGCGTCGAGAGAGTGATCAGCAGACTTGTCAGGCGCTCACTGCCGGCGGCGGGCGACACAGCCGAGCGTTGA